DNA from Deltaproteobacteria bacterium:
TCGTTGTGCAGCACGTCGGTCTGGTTCGCCTGCAGCAACAGGAAGTAGCCGTCGACCGCATAGTCGGCACCGGCTCCCCACTCGACCGCATCGTGAACCACGAACGACGTCCCGAGGTCGATCGGCACTTCCGGTATGCCGTGCGCGAAGGCGATCAAGCCGGCTTTGATCTGCGGCGCGAGCACACTCGGGTTACTGACGAGGAAGCGCAGGTCGCGGCTGAAGGGACGGCCGCTGACGTAGGCGCCCTCGCCGCGAAAAGTAAAACCGCCCCACGTGTACGCCGCGTCGGTGCCGTAGGCATCGATGGTGCGAAACACCGGCGACAGCAATGTCTCCGCGGTGATGCCGTTGGGGAGTTGAGTCGGATCGGGCGGAGCGAACGCGATCGCCGCGGCGCTGAACGCCGGCGTCGGGTCGAAGCCGTGGTAGTAATAGAGTGCAACGTCGGCGCCGCGGACAACGCCCGACCAGCGCGCGGCCCAGTCGCTATTTTGAAACTGCCGCGCCGGTGGGGCGGCGTTGATCGCCTGCAAGCGCACCGGCACGCTGAACGCCGGATTGGGATGACCGCCTAACTCGAACAGCCCCGCCGGTACGGAGAAGACATCCGCCGGTGTGGCCGCCGGAGGAAACCAGCGCTCACCGGGATTGGGAAAGCGATACGGGACGTAGATCGGCGCGTACACCACCGTGAAGCGGCTGTCGTCCGGCAGCCAGTCGCGCGCGGGTAGGGAGTACGAGCCCTGTATCGCCGGTACGCCGATCTTGCGCTCGTCTTCTTCTTGCAACAGCGGATCGACGAAGCGTTCGGGATTGATCAGGTCATTGGGTTGCTGACGGTCGAGCTTGCCCCACGCGAATTTCTGCTTGCCGACTTGCAGATCGAACGCCTCGAAGTGTGCATCGAGGTACGCCTCTTCAAACTCGACCGCTGGCGACACGTCCTGGAAAGTATCGTTGAGGTTGAACGTGCCGGACTTCGTGGCTTGAAACGTCGGCCCGCCGTTGACGCCGACGGTGCTGGTGTCGAGGTGGAGCCAATCAGTCAATTGAGCGGCTCCGCGCACGCGCAGCGTCTCGAGCGTTCGATCGTGGCCGGTAGCGCGGTTGGTCTCGAAGACTTCGCGGATCTCGGCCGCGCCGTCCAACTCGATCGTGCGCCCACCCACTGTGGTGCGCAGCGCCCACGCGGTTGGCGCGCTCAACGTCAGCGCGGAAACACAGCCCGCCAGCAGCGCCATCGACGTGCGTGATGTGTGCCCGGTCAACCTCATGCCTCCCCTTCCCGCAGGTCGCAAAGTCGCGGTCTACTAGCTTGGAATCATCGTTCGGTGCAATCTATACAGGGACATCACCCAGGAGGGCACGCAGTGAACCCAGACGTCATCAAGGGACTCGAAGACGACATCCGCGCGGTCCACGCGCGGTTCATGGCCGCGATGGAGCAGCGGCTGCCGGCGATGCAAGTGGAAACCAAGGAGCGCTACTTCGTAGTGCTGACCTCGCTGGTTGGGAAACTCGAAACCCCCGAGAAAAATCTGCGCGACATCTTGCAGGAAGTAATGTCGGAGGCGGCGAGCCTGATCTTCGAAGAGATGTCGGGCGGCTAGGTCCGACAGCAGACGCCCGACGCGGCCGTCGCTGTCGACATCTGTTTCTCAAGCGTGTAGGACTCGCTGTCATCTCGTACGGAGGACATGTGCATGCGCTCGGTAAGGATGCCTCGGGGTTTGCTGGCTGTGGCCATGGTGTGGGCCGCTCTCTGCAGCGTGGCTGCGGCGGTGACGATCGATGTCGAGTCGGCGCCGGGCATGCCCGGTGCCACCGTCGATGTCGTCGTGGCAATGAGCGCCGGGCCCGGCGAGCAAGTCGTCGGAATGCAGAATGATGTCTGCTTCGATCCGAGCGTGTTGACGTTCGGAGCGTGCAAGATCAATCCGGACATTGGACCCGGGTCGGATACCGAAAAGCAACTCGGCACGAGCGTCGTGCGCGGCACCTGCGTCCGCAATATTCTCTTCCATGCGGCCAATCTGAATGCGATTCCACCTGGGCTACTGTACGAGTGTACATTTGGAATCGCGGCGAATGCGCCGCCTGGAAGCAGTTTGCTGCAGAACACTGGGATCATTGCCTCCGACTCGAAAGGACATCGATTGCCAGCGTCCGGTGCGAGTGGTTCGATCATGGTGGGTGGCGGCAATACCGGCGGCGGTGCAGGAACGGGGAGCGCGCAACGACTCGAACCAGCGATGCCGCAGGTAGGCCAACCGGCTCCGGTCGCACCTGGATCGATGCCGCAGGTCGGCAACGGGTCGCAGGTGCCGCCGCCGGCGCAAGCGGGTCAGCCCGGAGCGGCTGGCCGAGTAGAGCCGCGACTGGAAGCCGCGCCAGGCGAGCGTTTGGAAGCGGCGCCAGCCGAACCTCACAACGCGCAATTGCAGGCGGTGCCGACGGCAGTAGCGACGAGTGCGGCAACGGCTACGAAGGCAAAGGCCGCAACGACGCCAGCAGCCACGGCGACGAAGGCCACGCCGGTGGCTACGGCGACGACCAAGAAGACGACACCGAGTGCGGCCGAGGCGACGCCGACGGCCAAGACGGACGCATCGGACAAGCCGAGCAAGTAGCCCACGGAAGCGGGAACGGGATCGCGAGCGAGTGACGAATCACGGAGGGCAGGGATGATCACCGTACCGGCAATGCGACTGCATCAGTTCGGCGTCGAGTTCTATCAAGCGATCTTGGGTGTCAGCGACGTGCAGAAGCTCGTCCGCTTCGAAGTGCTCAGCTACACCGGCGACGGTCGCACCGCCGGCAAGCGGCCGGTCAAAGCTGGACGCGCCGGCAAGATCAACTGGGATGTATTGGAGAGCAAGATCGCCCACAGCGAGGAGGCCTACCAGCGCCCGCTGATTCAGAAGAAGATTGCCGAGCTGATGGACTACTACGTGCAATGCTCCGAATCCGGCAGTCTGCCCGCCGTGCCAGGCGCGGTGCTGCTCACGTCGGAGCGCCGGCTCGAGTTCGTGCCGGTCAGCTCCCACCGCATTCTTGGCGTCCTGCAGTTGCCGCCCGAGTCGGGATCGCTGCGCGCGCTCGACGGCCAACATCGCTTGCTGGCGATTCATCAGCTCGCCGAGCAACGGCCGCTGGAGAACGTGCAAGTGCCGGCGATCATCTTCGATCGGCTGACGCCGGATCAGGTGGTCGAGTTGTTCGTTACCATCAACGCCAAGCACACCAAGTTGAACCCATCGCACTTGATCAGCTTGTCGGGCCGTCGCCTCTATCCAGACAAGGCGTTGGCCGCGAGTCACGACATCATTCGCGTGTTGTCGGAGAACAAGGATTCGCCGTTGCACGGCGATATCAAACTGTTCGGCGTCGGCCACGGCCGGGTGGCGCAAGCGCCGCTTGCCGACGAGTTGAAGGGGGTGTTCACCGCGCTCGACGCCTTCGGCGGTCGCCAGGCGGAAGTGTTTCACGAGAACGCGCCGCGCTTCTTCTTGACGTACTTCAAACAGATCGCGCGCGTGTTCAATAAAGCCTGGAGCAGCAAGCGCTACAGCATCAAGACTGCGACCGCGCTGCGCGCGTTCCTGCGGCTGGTGCCCGACGTGTTGTCGACGATTCGGCACAACGGCGGCGATCCGTATGAGGCGGCCTCGATTCACGACGCCATCGCGCCGTGGCACGAGTACGTCGGCGATGCGCGCTTCGAAACCGAAGGCGAGTGGCGCATGAAGCAAGCCGGCGGCACGCGCGGCACCGTCGACGTCCTCGC
Protein-coding regions in this window:
- a CDS encoding DGQHR domain-containing protein, producing the protein MITVPAMRLHQFGVEFYQAILGVSDVQKLVRFEVLSYTGDGRTAGKRPVKAGRAGKINWDVLESKIAHSEEAYQRPLIQKKIAELMDYYVQCSESGSLPAVPGAVLLTSERRLEFVPVSSHRILGVLQLPPESGSLRALDGQHRLLAIHQLAEQRPLENVQVPAIIFDRLTPDQVVELFVTINAKHTKLNPSHLISLSGRRLYPDKALAASHDIIRVLSENKDSPLHGDIKLFGVGHGRVAQAPLADELKGVFTALDAFGGRQAEVFHENAPRFFLTYFKQIARVFNKAWSSKRYSIKTATALRAFLRLVPDVLSTIRHNGGDPYEAASIHDAIAPWHEYVGDARFETEGEWRMKQAGGTRGTVDVLARELRSALRT